The region AACATTTTCAAGCAGTTTTCCAAGAGGTTTTATAACGATCTCTTCCTCACCGTAAAGCTCCTCAACAGATATAGCTATATTCTTTTCCCCAACCCTGACAATAACGATAAACTCTTTCTCCCCTTTATCTTCCATGTCAAAAAGCTCGTTCAGACTGAAAAGTAAAAATACCTCATCCCTGAGCATGAACGATTTAAACTGTCCTATATTTTTTACATTCTCAGGCTCATACTTGACTATCTCAACAACTGAGTAAAGGGGTATCGCAAAGATCCTGTTGTTTGCACCTACCATAAGTGTTCTTATAATTGCCACTGTTAGAGGTAGTTTCATTATGAATTTAGAGCCTTTCCCTCTTTCACTTTCTACCTCTATGCTTCCTCTAAGTGAGTGAATTGTAGATGCAACAACGTCCATTCCAACGCCTCTTCCTGAAACCTCACTCACCTGGTCTGCTGTGGAAAATCCAGGCATAAACAGAAGCTCAAAAGCCTCTTTATCAGACATATTCTGTGCCTGTTCAGGTGTTATAAGACCTTTTTCAACAGCTTTATTTTTGACTTTTTCAACATCTATTCCTCTTCCATCATCTTCTATAGAAATTATTATTCTGTCTCCTTCCTGGTAAGCTGAAAGTTTTATAATTCCTGTTTCAGGTTTTCCTGCCTTTAACCTTTCTTCAACAGGTTCTATACCATGATCTATAGCGTTTCTTACAAGATGTATTAATGGATCTTCAAGTTTATCAAGTATGGATCTGTCTATCTCTGTATCTTCTCCTTCCAGTATAAGATTTACCTTTCTGTTAAGTTTTTTCGCCAGATCCCTTACTATCCTTGGGAACTTGCTGAATATCTTTCTTACAGGCTGCATTCTCAGTTTCATTACAGCATCCTGAAGGTCACTTACAGTTCTGCTCATTCCCGTTATTGAATCCAGCAGTTCCTCAATCAGATCTGTACTCTCACAGGAAGTTTCAAGATTTGAGGCCAGCTTTACTATTCTGTTCCTGTCTAAAACAAGCTCCCCTACAAGGTTCATTAATGTCTCAACCCTTTCAACATCAACCCTTATAACCTCTTCCTTCTTTTCAGATTTTTTCTTTGTTTTTGTTACCTGTTTTGTTTCCTCTTTTGGTTGTGGTTTTTCATCTGTTTTTACAGGGGCATCCTCTTTTTCTTTAACCTCTTCCTGTTTTTCCCCCTCAGGTCTGGATTCCTCCCTGGGTTTTATCAGATCTTTTACATCCTTTCCCTCAGTAATAAGTTTTTCAAGTTTTTCAATAACCTCAAGTGAAGGTCTTTCGTCTGGTGGAAGTAGGATCAGTTCTTCCAGTATCTCCCCAAGATCCTTCCCTTTGTACTTTAATATCAGTTCCTTTATGTCAGGATCAACATCAGGTACAAACTCAAAATCTTCATCGTTATCAGATTTTTCATCTGCTACATGCTGTATCTCAGGTATTATCTCACCTTCTAATATAGTGTCAAGTTTATCGAGAAGTGGTTTTACTTCTTCTTCATCTGGTATCTCACTGTTTTCTTTAAGCATCTCAATGGATTCTTTAAGTTTATCGACACCTTCAAATATAACATCCATCATATCAGATGTAAGTTTTAACTCATCGTTCCTTAACTTGTTAAATATGTCTTCTATCTTATGTGCGATCTCTACGATAGAATTAAGGCCTAAAAATCCTGCACCACCTTTTAATGTATGCATACTGCGGAATATTCTGTTTAACAGATCCTTATCTTCTGGTGATGTCTCAAGCTCTATAAGATCCTGATCAAGATTTGACAGTATTTCATCTGCTTCTATAAGAAACTCTTCAAGGATCTCTTTCATATCATCAGTGAATTCGAGTTTCATTTTTATTACCTCAAAATTTTTTTAAAGTCCGAACTGTTTTAATATGTCGTCCACATCTTCCTGTGAAACGTCTCTCTTCCATTCAAGCTCTTCAAGTTTCTCTTTAAGTTCTTCCTTTTTCTTTTCGGAAGTTTCTCTCCCAATTCCAAACAGAATAAGTATTTTCAGTATCTCTTTTTCCACATCTGATATGAAGTTTGATATCTTTTGAAGTCTCTGTGATATGATGTCCTGAAACTCCAGTAATGTTAATGTTTCTGTCAGCTTACCTACTGCTTTTTTCAGGTTTTCTTCCAGAGATTCCTTGATCTCTGTATTGTCTATCTTTAGAACGGTCTGTAAACTGTTGTTAATCAAAGATGTTATCTCCATTATATTGTCCAGTATTTTCTGAGTAGCCTCTTCACTTTCCTGTATTGCAAGCTCTATATGTTCATTCACACTTCTAAATCCTTCTTTTTTACTTCCAAGGCTTTCTATATCCTTTTTGTATTGTTCTATTAAAGACAGTACCCTTTTCAGCTCATCAAATAGATTTTCGTTCATATCTTACCTCCTGAATATTATTTAGAAATTCGGTAATCTGTTCCGGATCTAGAATAAGATCGACCTTACCTGTTTTTATAGCGTTTTCGGGCATTGATGGAAGAACGCAGCTTTCCGGATTCTGGGCTATATTTAACCCACCGTATTTTTTTATTTCTTTTACACCTTCACTACCGTCATTTCCCATACCTGATAGGATAATCCCCACACTATTTTTTTTCGTAGTATGTGCTATGGAGCTTAAGAGTAGGTCTATGGATGGTACAAATCTGCTTTTTTTATTAATCGTTTTAAACATTCTCTTTCCGTTGAAATTTTCAATGATCATATTTTTTCCGCCTTTTACTATATACGCAACACTGTCTTTTAGTATCTCTCCATTTTCTGCTTCTTTAACCGTTATTCTGGAGCTCTGGTTTAATCTTTTTGCAAAAGTCTGGGTAAACCCTTCAGGCATATGGATAGCTACGACAACATGAGCTTTAAGATTTTCTTTGATACCAGAAAGTATTTCAGACACGACCTGAGGACCACCTGTTGAAGCCCCGATTCCGATAAGAGGAGTATCATCAAATTCTGGATTTATCTCAGTTTTCTGTCTGTGGAATGATGGCTTTACCTTTGATTGTGATAGAGATCTGATCTTATTTATAAGATCTTCTTTAAGTTTAAAAAGATCCATGAATGATGAAGGTTTTGTTATAAAATCGTCAGCCCCTTTTTTTAAAGCTTCAAATGTGATTTCTGCACCTTCCTCTGTTAAGGAGCTCAGTATGATTATCTTTGTTGAAGGTGAGACCTTTTTTATCTTCTCAAGGGCCTCAAGTCCATTCATAACGGGCATCTCAATATCAAGTGTGACCACATCGGGCCTTAGTTTTTCAACAAGTTCAACAGCTTCAAGACCGTTTGTGGCGATTCCTGAGATATTTATATCTTTTGCATCACCAAGTATCTTTTTTAAAGCTGCTCTTACTGTTGAGGAGTCATCAACTATAACTGTATTGATCAATTTACTCTCCTGTAAAATGTGTATTTACCTTTCTTTTCCGGAATGAAAAGATCAGAAAACTCCCTGTCTATCTTTTCAGTAGGTGCAAGGACCAATATACCTGATTTTGTCAAAGATGAATGAAAATTTTTTAACGCTTTTCTCAGCTTCTCTTTTGTGAAGTATATTATTACATTCCTGCAGAATATAGCTGAATAGTTTCTGAAGAAGAAGTAGTCTTCACTGACAATATTCCCCTGTTTGAATTCGGTTATATTTTTAACGTCCTCTTTTATATACAGCTTACCATCCTTCAAAGTGACAAACTTCCTGTAAGGAACCGGAATCTGATTGATCTTTTCAGCTTCGTATATACCTTCCCTTGCTACAGAGAGAACAGAACTGCTCAGATCAACGCCTGTTACCCTTTTGTTTTTTTCATCAGGTTTCAGATCAAGTATCATCATAGCGATAGAATAAACCTCTTTACCTGTTGAACATCCGGCGCTCATTATTTTGTAGAAAGGTTTATTTATTAGTTCTTTAAGATATAGATCTTTGAACTCAAACATCTGTTCTTTATGTCTAAAAAAAGATGTCTCATTTACAAGTATACTGTCTATAAAGAGATCAAAAAGCTCATTATTGCGGAATACCTCGTCAATTGAAACACCGTACTTTCTGATAAAGCTTCTTACTTTGACCTCAAGGAGTTTAAGTCTGTCTTCATCATAAAGGTTACCTGTAAATTGGTGAATCTTTTCCCTTAACTTCTCTAAATTCAAATTATTCCTCAACCGAAAATAGTATTATAATTAAATCCGCTTATAAATAAATATCGGTGAAAAATGGAAAATGTTAATAACCTGCTGGACAAACTAATAGGAAAACTAAAAGAAGAGAAGGATTTACTGATTAAAAGTATACAGGACGCCAGGTATGTTGAAGAGCTTGTTAAGGTGATTGAAGAAAAAAGGGATATACTTTCACAGTTATCAAAGTATAACAGGGAGGATTTTAAAGGTTTTGAGGATAAATTAAGAGAGATAGAAACACTCGGAAGATCAAATCTCACTCTTGCAGCAAATAACGCCCAGTTTATAGATGAGATATTTTCAGTACTTTTTGAGGAACCCCAGAAGTACGATCAGTCTG is a window of Persephonella marina EX-H1 DNA encoding:
- the cheB gene encoding chemotaxis-specific protein-glutamate methyltransferase CheB; its protein translation is MINTVIVDDSSTVRAALKKILGDAKDINISGIATNGLEAVELVEKLRPDVVTLDIEMPVMNGLEALEKIKKVSPSTKIIILSSLTEEGAEITFEALKKGADDFITKPSSFMDLFKLKEDLINKIRSLSQSKVKPSFHRQKTEINPEFDDTPLIGIGASTGGPQVVSEILSGIKENLKAHVVVAIHMPEGFTQTFAKRLNQSSRITVKEAENGEILKDSVAYIVKGGKNMIIENFNGKRMFKTINKKSRFVPSIDLLLSSIAHTTKKNSVGIILSGMGNDGSEGVKEIKKYGGLNIAQNPESCVLPSMPENAIKTGKVDLILDPEQITEFLNNIQEVRYERKSI
- a CDS encoding chemotaxis protein CheA: MKLEFTDDMKEILEEFLIEADEILSNLDQDLIELETSPEDKDLLNRIFRSMHTLKGGAGFLGLNSIVEIAHKIEDIFNKLRNDELKLTSDMMDVIFEGVDKLKESIEMLKENSEIPDEEEVKPLLDKLDTILEGEIIPEIQHVADEKSDNDEDFEFVPDVDPDIKELILKYKGKDLGEILEELILLPPDERPSLEVIEKLEKLITEGKDVKDLIKPREESRPEGEKQEEVKEKEDAPVKTDEKPQPKEETKQVTKTKKKSEKKEEVIRVDVERVETLMNLVGELVLDRNRIVKLASNLETSCESTDLIEELLDSITGMSRTVSDLQDAVMKLRMQPVRKIFSKFPRIVRDLAKKLNRKVNLILEGEDTEIDRSILDKLEDPLIHLVRNAIDHGIEPVEERLKAGKPETGIIKLSAYQEGDRIIISIEDDGRGIDVEKVKNKAVEKGLITPEQAQNMSDKEAFELLFMPGFSTADQVSEVSGRGVGMDVVASTIHSLRGSIEVESERGKGSKFIMKLPLTVAIIRTLMVGANNRIFAIPLYSVVEIVKYEPENVKNIGQFKSFMLRDEVFLLFSLNELFDMEDKGEKEFIVIVRVGEKNIAISVEELYGEEEIVIKPLGKLLENVQGIAGATITGDGKVVLIVDTNSLINDKKSQLVGVL
- a CDS encoding protein phosphatase CheZ gives rise to the protein MNENLFDELKRVLSLIEQYKKDIESLGSKKEGFRSVNEHIELAIQESEEATQKILDNIMEITSLINNSLQTVLKIDNTEIKESLEENLKKAVGKLTETLTLLEFQDIISQRLQKISNFISDVEKEILKILILFGIGRETSEKKKEELKEKLEELEWKRDVSQEDVDDILKQFGL
- a CDS encoding CheR family methyltransferase → MNLEKLREKIHQFTGNLYDEDRLKLLEVKVRSFIRKYGVSIDEVFRNNELFDLFIDSILVNETSFFRHKEQMFEFKDLYLKELINKPFYKIMSAGCSTGKEVYSIAMMILDLKPDEKNKRVTGVDLSSSVLSVAREGIYEAEKINQIPVPYRKFVTLKDGKLYIKEDVKNITEFKQGNIVSEDYFFFRNYSAIFCRNVIIYFTKEKLRKALKNFHSSLTKSGILVLAPTEKIDREFSDLFIPEKKGKYTFYRRVN